In the Pseudorasbora parva isolate DD20220531a chromosome 23, ASM2467924v1, whole genome shotgun sequence genome, one interval contains:
- the LOC137063163 gene encoding CD209 antigen-like protein C: MTETVEMDRRERVEKMDIYESADTVRHYDLRTNTERHLPLQHTGSVSVKNRKHRAVEVCVCLLCVLLLTAVMVLCVYFTTERNQLLTHINNLTEERCQIITKYEQILNHINNLTEENPQIITKYEQILNHINNLTEEKHQIITKYEQIKNKNDELQHGLYEHDQRADNFKWIYYNFSFYYFSSEGKSWSESRRDCQQRGADIVIINSKEEQEFLKNVGGDSDFWIGLTKTEGVWKWIDGTTITNGYWSSQSPQYQNSYCARITSSGLNDWPCNFFAKWICKRTILKSLIT; the protein is encoded by the exons ATGACTGAGACTGTGGAAATGGACAGAAGAGAAAGAGTGGAGAAGATGGATATCTATGAGAGTGCAGATACTGTGAGACATTATGATCTGAGGACAAACACAGAAAGACATCTGCCACTTCAGCACACAG GAAGTGTCTCAGTGAAGAACAGAAAGCACAGAGCagttgaagtgtgtgtgtgtctgctgtgTGTTCTTCTGCTGACTGCTGTAATGGTGCTCTGTGTGTATTTCACCACTGAGAGAAACCAGTTACTAACCCACATCAATAATCTGACTGAGGAAAGATGCCAGATAATAACCAAATATGAGCAGATACTGAACCACATCAATAACCTGACTGAAGAAAACCCCCAGATAATAACCAAATATGAGCAGATACTGAACCACATCAATAACCTGACTGAAGAAAAACACCAGATAATAACCAAATATGAGCAGATAAAAAACAAGAATGATGAACTTCAGCATGGCCTTTATGAACACG ATCAGCGTGCTGACAACTTTAAATGGATTTACTACAACttcagtttttattatttttcatctGAGGGGAAGAGCTGGAGTGAGAGCAGACGAGACTGTCAACAGAGAGGAGCCGATATAGTGATCATAAACAGCAAAGAGGAACAA GagtttttgaagaatgttggtggTGATAGTGATTTTTGGATTGGTCTGACAAAGACAGAGGGAGTGTGGAAATGGATTGATGGCACCACAATAACAAATGG GTACTGGAGTTCTCAGTCCCCACAGTATCAAAATTCATATTGTGCTCGTATAACTTCATCAGGTTTGAATGATTGGCCATGTAATTTTTTTGCTAAATGGATCTGCAAGAGAACAATTTTAAAATCACTCATTACgtaa
- the pmaip1 gene encoding phorbol-12-myristate-13-acetate-induced protein 1, whose product MAKKEQAAVVECAQQLRRIGDLLDWKYKLLELIIALQKMQNDRKS is encoded by the exons ATGGCGAAGAAAG AGCAAGCCGCTGTCGTCGAGTGCGCGCAGCAGTTGCGCAGAATTGGAGATCTTTTAGACTGGAAATACAAGTTACTGGAGCTCATAATCGCTCTCCAGAAGATGCAGAACGACagaaaaagctga